Proteins encoded within one genomic window of Haematobia irritans isolate KBUSLIRL chromosome 5, ASM5000362v1, whole genome shotgun sequence:
- the LOC142241118 gene encoding uncharacterized protein LOC142241118 isoform X1, giving the protein MDFFNDQILTDLDQADYVGGIDNEAIFFEDLQVTAGIGRIGADGRHSANNNNSNSPLHIGGGGLASTPTLLCGAKTETPVTSPTSLTNIGTDIILPPIPTVSARVSLTATPHIGIHSNSTTTNNNSRSSTHTHLPESPPDSGSEPPYSPLQDVQGLTLAPRDIFHTGPNIATSLANGTTAATSALAPVHQHHQLQSQDSHHYAHMLDHQINLNGLQSNTQDSSIGSIRVKHEAGLIINPNSLAQNMNSQNLPHSHQLPVDTHIDMNGQEPTQLMYSQVPGSTVSPGHSNNGGQMGYENVTNGLANAPPPTYQLSIGQLDATPMDTTTTCMLTSIGDLPHVQVVGTVTGSMPSTPQLSRSSAPSTPNHQSSSRKRKMNTQIDCADFACVKPDPGLMLSPSRSSVCATPLPGDVSKRSATSPLNIQLSSHDIADTPAHSAASLSPALSSVNMDGSNKSADGGTDSLSPCIRFTPFQPQNWHELCDQNLQEISVVYYRVDADKGFNFSVSDDAFVCQKKNHFQITCHARLQSEAKFVKTPSGLEKIKSFHLHFYGVKLEAPNQTIRIEQSQSDRSKKPFYPVPIDLQSHIVSKVTVGRLHFSETTNNNMRKKGRPNPEQRYFQLVVGLHVHTASGDFPIISQGSDKIIVRASNPGQFESDVDPCWQRGLTQDSIFHAGRVGINTDRPDESLVVHGNLKISGHIVQPSDSRAKQEINELDTSVQLRNLQKIRIVRYRLEPQFALHSGLKCNRDEEDIVDTGVIAQEVREVIPDAVQEAGSVVLPNGSVIENFLLVNKDRILMENIGAVKELCKVTGTLETRIENLERVNHRLQRAKENELQFMHYNNLGGHSSRDGYEICSNRTLQIIIFLLVIVMAACLAAVSTLYFVEHNKKHHNYKQLESIQLLSNSHMYGHDGISLTEQEHDFILQRSMLKHNRTHTLWPNVTNQSSLGGLPRSQSQHAYRPYRGEMAAGGEGEIIYESSSHNDEIAVVMDKPSISHELLQPMHHEPQRTTSSPVVRSNKTVISKHKLKWPQAQTVLRVMQAATHRNALPSSQSESSVNEEANGNAHNSSDSSTEKISEVLLVQQDFENNSIDTDSQQTVNRHKPGNPGKKRPSASSSDGSNSDIQKLHVDNKVASTARSINDDTLISPTQSNLLRHTNAKGGDLVIYKTVPPPTSTISSSTVPGHTASNKVNTDAPHSNYSLESQPISNKSRNYVDRNPDNSDNDLQSLTSNTNESIFNPSDPVDFDVGLENQQSLLGRRSAPASVANQRDLSSSSVWVQRPTFYVATFGEPEQCNNQVKRDDISNCQSVCFEENNQLVAPIQHSLNLKQSETNKVKYLQPGEFENQHHIESEGNDAILHERDDDLQTNFDVVLQKPKDSQNSSLLGNVQGKSAHATQALAKELNVDDQQQQQQSELEADNLDALLEHSFSDENLDVESKLKSKDKVKDDSLAQPNLSVEPNRPPSNADCWKIRSCILAERLNNTFAVNDYCPKLGKSVNFTYVIPLSRFFKEQSIELHLTSSLPLQWVVCNGKHLINSSQPGLSAHNLSNKAHHVLLRLRNTSRLQLNVPSRGYFVKDLVFRATNDTEKTNNLCHEKPTETNTILQYNFRILRDCD; this is encoded by the exons ATCAAGCAGACTATGTGGGTGGCATTGATAATGAAGCCATATTTTTTGAAGATCTACAAGTGACAGCAGGCATTGGGCGTATCGGAGCAGATGGCAGACATAGcgccaacaataacaactccAACAGCCCATTACACATTGGCGGCGGTGGTTTGGCCAGCACACCAACACTGCTATGTGGAGCCAAAACAGAAACACCCGTTACATCTCCCACATCTTTGACCAATATTGGCACTGATATAATCCTGCCCCCTATACCAACAGTTTCGGCTCGTGTCAGTTTAACCGCAACGCCACACATTGGGATACACAGTAATTCCACCACCACGAACAACAATAGCAGAAGTTCAACGCATACACACCTGCCTGAAAGTCCACCTGATTCTGGTTCAGAGCCGCCATATAGTCCCCTACAGGATGTGCAAGGTTTGACGTTGGCTCCAAGAGATATATTCCATACGGGGCCAAATATAGCAACAAGTCTCGCCAATGGAACGACAGCTGCAACATCTGCGTTGGCGCCCGTGCATCAACATCACCAACTGCAATCACAAGATTCCCACCATTATGCCCATATGCTGGAtcatcaaataaatttaaatggccTTCAGAGTAATACCCAAGACTCCTCCATTGGGTCAATACGGGTGAAACATGAAGCGGGACTCATCATCAATCCAAATAGTTTAGCACAAAACATGAATAGTCAGAATTTGCCACATTCTCACCAGCTCCCAGTAGATACACACATAGATATGAATGGCCAAGAGCCCACTCAGCTTATGTACTCACAGGTACCGGGAAGTACGGTGAGTCCTGGTCACAGTAACAACGGTGGTCAAATGGGCTACGAAAATGTAACCAATGGTCTTGCCAATGCACCCCCACCAACATACCAGCTCAGCATCGGCCAGCTGGATGCCACGCCAATGGATACAACAACTACTTGCATGCTAACCTCAATAGGAGATTTGCCACATGTGCAGGTGGTAGGTACTGTAACGGGTAGCATGCCCTCCACTCCCCAACTAAGTAGATCAAGTGCTCCCTCCACACCCAACCATCAGTCTTCGTCACGCAAACGAAAAATGAACACTCAAATAGATTGTGCTGATTTCGCCTGCGTTAAACCCGATCCTGGTCTAATGCTAAGCCCGTCGCGAAGCTCTGTCTGTGCCACACCACTGCCGGGGGATGTGAGTAAACGAAGTGCGACATCACCACTTAACATACAACTTAGCTCTCACGATATAGCGGACACACCAGCACACTCCGCTGCATCCCTCTCGCCAGCATTGTCGAGTGTCAATATGGATGGCAGCAATAAATCAGCGGATGGTGGGACAGATTCTCTTAGCCCTTGTATTCGTTTTACACCGTTTCAACCACAAAACTGGCATGAGTTGTGTGACCAAAATCTCCAAGAGATTAGTGTCGTCTATTATCGCGTTGACGCTGACAAAGGCTTTAATTTTTCCGTGTCCGATGATGCTTTTGTGTGTCAGAAAAAGAATCATTTCCAGATAACTTGCCATGCCCGCCTTCAAAGTGAGGCTAAATTTGTGAAGACTCCATCCGGTTTAGAAAAGATCAAATCGTTTCATTTGCATTTCTACGGTGTGAAATTGGAAGCACCAAATCAGACAATACGTATTGAGCAAAGTCAATCAGATCGGTCAAAGAAACCCTTCTATCCAGTACC CATCGATCTCCAGAGCCACATCGTTAGCAAAGTGACAGTTGGTCGTCTACATTTTTCAGAGACAACCAATAATAATATGCGCAAGAAAGGTCGTCCCAATCCCGAGCAGCGTTACTTTCAACTTGTAGTTGGTCTACATGTTCATACAGCCTCTGGAGATTTTCCCATCATATCACAGGGTAGTGATAAAATCATTGTACGAGCCTCAAATCCAGGACAATTTGAATCAGATGTTGATCCATGTTGGCAACGAGGCTTAACCCAAGATTCTATCTTCCATGCGGGTCGAGTTGGCATCAATACCGATCGTCCGGATGAAAGTCTCGTGGTACATGGAAATCTTAAAATATCTGGCCACATAGTACAGCCCAGTGATAGTCGAGCCAAACAGGAAATAAATGAATTGGACACATCAGTGCAACTAagaaatttacagaaaattcgcATTGTGCGTTATCGTCTCGAACCCCAATTCGCTTTACACTCAGGCTTAAAGTGCAATCGTGATGAAGAGGATATTGTCGATACAGGTGTGATAGCGCAAGAGGTACGTGAAGTAATCCCCGATGCCGTACAAGAGGCTGGCAGTGTAGTGCTGCCAAATGGCAGTGTTATCGAGAACTTCCTATTGGTCAACAAAGATCGAATTCTAATGGAGAATATAGGAGCTGTCAAAGAGCTGTGTAAGGTAACTGGGACATTGGAAACACGTATTGAGAATTTGGAACGTGTCAACCATCGTCTGCAAAGGGCCAAGGAAAATGAATTGCAGTTTATGCATTACAATAATCTAGGTGGTCACAGTTCCAGGGATGGCTATGAAATCTGTTCCAATCGAAccctacaaataattatattcCTTTTAGTTATAGTAATGGCCGCTTG CCTTGCTGCCGTATCCACTCTATATTTCGTAGAACACAATAAGAAACATCACAATTATAAGCAATTGGAAAGTATTCAATTGCTTAGTAACAGTCACATGTATGGTCACGATGGCATCTCCCTGACGGAACAGGAACATGACTTCATCCTGCAACGTAGTATGCTGAAGCACAATCGAACCCACACTTTGTGGCCAAATGTAACGAATCAGTCGTCTTTAGGAGGACTTCCCAGATCTCAAAGCCAACATGCATATCGACCATATCGGGGAGAAATGGCTGCTGGAGGTGAAGGTGAAATCATATACGAGTCGTCATCGCATAACGATGAAATTGCTGTGGTTATGGATAAACCTTCAATAAGCCATGAACTATTGCAGCCAATGCACCATGAGCCCCAAAGAACAACCTCTTCTCCGGTGGTGCGTTCCAATAAGACAGTGATCAGCAAGCATAAACTCAAATGGCCCCAGGCCCAGACAGTGCTTAGAGTTATGCAGGCTGCCACACATCGTAATGCTCTGCCTTCATCGCAAAGTGAGAGTTCGGTCAATGAAGAGGCAAATGGTAATGCTCATAATTCTAGCGACTCGTCTACTGAGAAAATTTCCGAGGTTCTTTTAGTACAGCAAGACTTTGAGAATAACTCCATAGATACGGATTCACAGCAGACAGTTAATCGTCATAAACCTGGAAACCCCGGCAAAAAGAGACCATCTGCATCTTCAAGTGATGGCTCGAACAGTGATATACAAAAACTCCATGTGGATAATAAGGTGGCTAGCACCGCTCGTAGCATCAATGACGATACACTCATCTCCCCTACTCAATCTAATTTGTTGCGTCATACCAATGCCAAAGGTGGCGATTTGGTTATTTACAAGACCGTACCACCACCAACATCCACGATTAGCAGCAGCACAGTACCAGGTCACACGGCATCGAATAAGGTCAACACCGATGCTCCACATTCCAATTATTCGCTTGAATCTCAGCCCATTTCAAACAAAAGTCGAAATTATGTCGATCGTAACCCGGATAATTCCGATAATGACTTGCAAAGTTTAACCAGCAATACAAACGAATCCATATTTAATCCGAGCGATCCTGTTGACTTTGATGTAGGCTTAGAGAATCAGCAATCCCTTTTGGGGCGACGTTCTGCCCCAGCGAGTGTGGCCAATCAGCGAGACTTGTCATCTTCAAGTGTTTGGGTTCAACGCCCAACGTTTTATGTGGCTACATTTGGAGAGCCGGAGCAGTGCAATAATCAAGTTAAGCGTGATGATATATCCAATTGCCAG TCCGTTTGTTTTGAGGAGAATAACCAACTTGTGGCACCCATTCAACATTCACTGAATCTCAAACAAAGCGAAACGAACAAAGTAAAATACTTACAACCAGGGGAATTCGAGAATCAACATCACATCGAATCCGAAGGCAATGATGCCATTTTACATGAACGCGACGATGATCTACAGACGAATTTCGATGTAGTTCTACAAAAACCAAAAGATAGCCAAAATTCCTCTCTACTGGGCAACGTACAGGGAAAATCAGCTCATGCCACCCAGGCATTGGCAAAGGAACTCAATGTGGACgaccaacaacagcagcaacaatcaGAATTGGAAGCTGATAATTTGGATGCTTTATTGGAACATAGTTTCAGTGATGAAAATCTTGATGTGGAATCCAAATTGAAATCGAAAGACAAAGTTAAAGATGATTCACTTGCACAGCCCAATTTATCTGTGGAGCCGAATCGACCTCCTAGTAATGCTGACTGTTGGAAAATACGTAGCTGTATTTTAGCCGAACGTTTGAATAATACCTTCGCCGTCAATGACTACTGTCCAAAACTGGGCAAGTCCGTTAATTTTACATATGTTATTCCGCTGTCACGATTCTTCAAGGAGCAAAGCATTGAGCTGCATTTAAC GTCATCACTACCTTTGCAGTGGGTTGTTTGCAATGGTAAACATTTAATAAATTCGTCACAGCCTGGCTTATCCGCCCACAACCTCAGTAATAAGGCACATCATGTTCTACTAAGACTTCGCAACACATCACGACTCCAGCTCAATGTACCAAGCCGTGGCTACTTTGTTAAAGATTTAGTTTTCCGTGCCACCAATGATACGGAAAAG ACCAATAATTTATGCCACGAAAAACCCACTGAAACCAATACAATATTGCAGTACAATTTTAGAATCCTAAGAGATTGTGATTAA
- the LOC142241118 gene encoding uncharacterized protein LOC142241118 isoform X3: MNNNYQADYVGGIDNEAIFFEDLQVTAGIGRIGADGRHSANNNNSNSPLHIGGGGLASTPTLLCGAKTETPVTSPTSLTNIGTDIILPPIPTVSARVSLTATPHIGIHSNSTTTNNNSRSSTHTHLPESPPDSGSEPPYSPLQDVQGLTLAPRDIFHTGPNIATSLANGTTAATSALAPVHQHHQLQSQDSHHYAHMLDHQINLNGLQSNTQDSSIGSIRVKHEAGLIINPNSLAQNMNSQNLPHSHQLPVDTHIDMNGQEPTQLMYSQVPGSTVSPGHSNNGGQMGYENVTNGLANAPPPTYQLSIGQLDATPMDTTTTCMLTSIGDLPHVQVVGTVTGSMPSTPQLSRSSAPSTPNHQSSSRKRKMNTQIDCADFACVKPDPGLMLSPSRSSVCATPLPGDVSKRSATSPLNIQLSSHDIADTPAHSAASLSPALSSVNMDGSNKSADGGTDSLSPCIRFTPFQPQNWHELCDQNLQEISVVYYRVDADKGFNFSVSDDAFVCQKKNHFQITCHARLQSEAKFVKTPSGLEKIKSFHLHFYGVKLEAPNQTIRIEQSQSDRSKKPFYPVPIDLQSHIVSKVTVGRLHFSETTNNNMRKKGRPNPEQRYFQLVVGLHVHTASGDFPIISQGSDKIIVRASNPGQFESDVDPCWQRGLTQDSIFHAGRVGINTDRPDESLVVHGNLKISGHIVQPSDSRAKQEINELDTSVQLRNLQKIRIVRYRLEPQFALHSGLKCNRDEEDIVDTGVIAQEVREVIPDAVQEAGSVVLPNGSVIENFLLVNKDRILMENIGAVKELCKVTGTLETRIENLERVNHRLQRAKENELQFMHYNNLGGHSSRDGYEICSNRTLQIIIFLLVIVMAACLAAVSTLYFVEHNKKHHNYKQLESIQLLSNSHMYGHDGISLTEQEHDFILQRSMLKHNRTHTLWPNVTNQSSLGGLPRSQSQHAYRPYRGEMAAGGEGEIIYESSSHNDEIAVVMDKPSISHELLQPMHHEPQRTTSSPVVRSNKTVISKHKLKWPQAQTVLRVMQAATHRNALPSSQSESSVNEEANGNAHNSSDSSTEKISEVLLVQQDFENNSIDTDSQQTVNRHKPGNPGKKRPSASSSDGSNSDIQKLHVDNKVASTARSINDDTLISPTQSNLLRHTNAKGGDLVIYKTVPPPTSTISSSTVPGHTASNKVNTDAPHSNYSLESQPISNKSRNYVDRNPDNSDNDLQSLTSNTNESIFNPSDPVDFDVGLENQQSLLGRRSAPASVANQRDLSSSSVWVQRPTFYVATFGEPEQCNNQVKRDDISNCQSVCFEENNQLVAPIQHSLNLKQSETNKVKYLQPGEFENQHHIESEGNDAILHERDDDLQTNFDVVLQKPKDSQNSSLLGNVQGKSAHATQALAKELNVDDQQQQQQSELEADNLDALLEHSFSDENLDVESKLKSKDKVKDDSLAQPNLSVEPNRPPSNADCWKIRSCILAERLNNTFAVNDYCPKLGKSVNFTYVIPLSRFFKEQSIELHLTSSLPLQWVVCNGKHLINSSQPGLSAHNLSNKAHHVLLRLRNTSRLQLNVPSRGYFVKDLVFRATNDTEKTNNLCHEKPTETNTILQYNFRILRDCD, translated from the exons ATCAAGCAGACTATGTGGGTGGCATTGATAATGAAGCCATATTTTTTGAAGATCTACAAGTGACAGCAGGCATTGGGCGTATCGGAGCAGATGGCAGACATAGcgccaacaataacaactccAACAGCCCATTACACATTGGCGGCGGTGGTTTGGCCAGCACACCAACACTGCTATGTGGAGCCAAAACAGAAACACCCGTTACATCTCCCACATCTTTGACCAATATTGGCACTGATATAATCCTGCCCCCTATACCAACAGTTTCGGCTCGTGTCAGTTTAACCGCAACGCCACACATTGGGATACACAGTAATTCCACCACCACGAACAACAATAGCAGAAGTTCAACGCATACACACCTGCCTGAAAGTCCACCTGATTCTGGTTCAGAGCCGCCATATAGTCCCCTACAGGATGTGCAAGGTTTGACGTTGGCTCCAAGAGATATATTCCATACGGGGCCAAATATAGCAACAAGTCTCGCCAATGGAACGACAGCTGCAACATCTGCGTTGGCGCCCGTGCATCAACATCACCAACTGCAATCACAAGATTCCCACCATTATGCCCATATGCTGGAtcatcaaataaatttaaatggccTTCAGAGTAATACCCAAGACTCCTCCATTGGGTCAATACGGGTGAAACATGAAGCGGGACTCATCATCAATCCAAATAGTTTAGCACAAAACATGAATAGTCAGAATTTGCCACATTCTCACCAGCTCCCAGTAGATACACACATAGATATGAATGGCCAAGAGCCCACTCAGCTTATGTACTCACAGGTACCGGGAAGTACGGTGAGTCCTGGTCACAGTAACAACGGTGGTCAAATGGGCTACGAAAATGTAACCAATGGTCTTGCCAATGCACCCCCACCAACATACCAGCTCAGCATCGGCCAGCTGGATGCCACGCCAATGGATACAACAACTACTTGCATGCTAACCTCAATAGGAGATTTGCCACATGTGCAGGTGGTAGGTACTGTAACGGGTAGCATGCCCTCCACTCCCCAACTAAGTAGATCAAGTGCTCCCTCCACACCCAACCATCAGTCTTCGTCACGCAAACGAAAAATGAACACTCAAATAGATTGTGCTGATTTCGCCTGCGTTAAACCCGATCCTGGTCTAATGCTAAGCCCGTCGCGAAGCTCTGTCTGTGCCACACCACTGCCGGGGGATGTGAGTAAACGAAGTGCGACATCACCACTTAACATACAACTTAGCTCTCACGATATAGCGGACACACCAGCACACTCCGCTGCATCCCTCTCGCCAGCATTGTCGAGTGTCAATATGGATGGCAGCAATAAATCAGCGGATGGTGGGACAGATTCTCTTAGCCCTTGTATTCGTTTTACACCGTTTCAACCACAAAACTGGCATGAGTTGTGTGACCAAAATCTCCAAGAGATTAGTGTCGTCTATTATCGCGTTGACGCTGACAAAGGCTTTAATTTTTCCGTGTCCGATGATGCTTTTGTGTGTCAGAAAAAGAATCATTTCCAGATAACTTGCCATGCCCGCCTTCAAAGTGAGGCTAAATTTGTGAAGACTCCATCCGGTTTAGAAAAGATCAAATCGTTTCATTTGCATTTCTACGGTGTGAAATTGGAAGCACCAAATCAGACAATACGTATTGAGCAAAGTCAATCAGATCGGTCAAAGAAACCCTTCTATCCAGTACC CATCGATCTCCAGAGCCACATCGTTAGCAAAGTGACAGTTGGTCGTCTACATTTTTCAGAGACAACCAATAATAATATGCGCAAGAAAGGTCGTCCCAATCCCGAGCAGCGTTACTTTCAACTTGTAGTTGGTCTACATGTTCATACAGCCTCTGGAGATTTTCCCATCATATCACAGGGTAGTGATAAAATCATTGTACGAGCCTCAAATCCAGGACAATTTGAATCAGATGTTGATCCATGTTGGCAACGAGGCTTAACCCAAGATTCTATCTTCCATGCGGGTCGAGTTGGCATCAATACCGATCGTCCGGATGAAAGTCTCGTGGTACATGGAAATCTTAAAATATCTGGCCACATAGTACAGCCCAGTGATAGTCGAGCCAAACAGGAAATAAATGAATTGGACACATCAGTGCAACTAagaaatttacagaaaattcgcATTGTGCGTTATCGTCTCGAACCCCAATTCGCTTTACACTCAGGCTTAAAGTGCAATCGTGATGAAGAGGATATTGTCGATACAGGTGTGATAGCGCAAGAGGTACGTGAAGTAATCCCCGATGCCGTACAAGAGGCTGGCAGTGTAGTGCTGCCAAATGGCAGTGTTATCGAGAACTTCCTATTGGTCAACAAAGATCGAATTCTAATGGAGAATATAGGAGCTGTCAAAGAGCTGTGTAAGGTAACTGGGACATTGGAAACACGTATTGAGAATTTGGAACGTGTCAACCATCGTCTGCAAAGGGCCAAGGAAAATGAATTGCAGTTTATGCATTACAATAATCTAGGTGGTCACAGTTCCAGGGATGGCTATGAAATCTGTTCCAATCGAAccctacaaataattatattcCTTTTAGTTATAGTAATGGCCGCTTG CCTTGCTGCCGTATCCACTCTATATTTCGTAGAACACAATAAGAAACATCACAATTATAAGCAATTGGAAAGTATTCAATTGCTTAGTAACAGTCACATGTATGGTCACGATGGCATCTCCCTGACGGAACAGGAACATGACTTCATCCTGCAACGTAGTATGCTGAAGCACAATCGAACCCACACTTTGTGGCCAAATGTAACGAATCAGTCGTCTTTAGGAGGACTTCCCAGATCTCAAAGCCAACATGCATATCGACCATATCGGGGAGAAATGGCTGCTGGAGGTGAAGGTGAAATCATATACGAGTCGTCATCGCATAACGATGAAATTGCTGTGGTTATGGATAAACCTTCAATAAGCCATGAACTATTGCAGCCAATGCACCATGAGCCCCAAAGAACAACCTCTTCTCCGGTGGTGCGTTCCAATAAGACAGTGATCAGCAAGCATAAACTCAAATGGCCCCAGGCCCAGACAGTGCTTAGAGTTATGCAGGCTGCCACACATCGTAATGCTCTGCCTTCATCGCAAAGTGAGAGTTCGGTCAATGAAGAGGCAAATGGTAATGCTCATAATTCTAGCGACTCGTCTACTGAGAAAATTTCCGAGGTTCTTTTAGTACAGCAAGACTTTGAGAATAACTCCATAGATACGGATTCACAGCAGACAGTTAATCGTCATAAACCTGGAAACCCCGGCAAAAAGAGACCATCTGCATCTTCAAGTGATGGCTCGAACAGTGATATACAAAAACTCCATGTGGATAATAAGGTGGCTAGCACCGCTCGTAGCATCAATGACGATACACTCATCTCCCCTACTCAATCTAATTTGTTGCGTCATACCAATGCCAAAGGTGGCGATTTGGTTATTTACAAGACCGTACCACCACCAACATCCACGATTAGCAGCAGCACAGTACCAGGTCACACGGCATCGAATAAGGTCAACACCGATGCTCCACATTCCAATTATTCGCTTGAATCTCAGCCCATTTCAAACAAAAGTCGAAATTATGTCGATCGTAACCCGGATAATTCCGATAATGACTTGCAAAGTTTAACCAGCAATACAAACGAATCCATATTTAATCCGAGCGATCCTGTTGACTTTGATGTAGGCTTAGAGAATCAGCAATCCCTTTTGGGGCGACGTTCTGCCCCAGCGAGTGTGGCCAATCAGCGAGACTTGTCATCTTCAAGTGTTTGGGTTCAACGCCCAACGTTTTATGTGGCTACATTTGGAGAGCCGGAGCAGTGCAATAATCAAGTTAAGCGTGATGATATATCCAATTGCCAG TCCGTTTGTTTTGAGGAGAATAACCAACTTGTGGCACCCATTCAACATTCACTGAATCTCAAACAAAGCGAAACGAACAAAGTAAAATACTTACAACCAGGGGAATTCGAGAATCAACATCACATCGAATCCGAAGGCAATGATGCCATTTTACATGAACGCGACGATGATCTACAGACGAATTTCGATGTAGTTCTACAAAAACCAAAAGATAGCCAAAATTCCTCTCTACTGGGCAACGTACAGGGAAAATCAGCTCATGCCACCCAGGCATTGGCAAAGGAACTCAATGTGGACgaccaacaacagcagcaacaatcaGAATTGGAAGCTGATAATTTGGATGCTTTATTGGAACATAGTTTCAGTGATGAAAATCTTGATGTGGAATCCAAATTGAAATCGAAAGACAAAGTTAAAGATGATTCACTTGCACAGCCCAATTTATCTGTGGAGCCGAATCGACCTCCTAGTAATGCTGACTGTTGGAAAATACGTAGCTGTATTTTAGCCGAACGTTTGAATAATACCTTCGCCGTCAATGACTACTGTCCAAAACTGGGCAAGTCCGTTAATTTTACATATGTTATTCCGCTGTCACGATTCTTCAAGGAGCAAAGCATTGAGCTGCATTTAAC GTCATCACTACCTTTGCAGTGGGTTGTTTGCAATGGTAAACATTTAATAAATTCGTCACAGCCTGGCTTATCCGCCCACAACCTCAGTAATAAGGCACATCATGTTCTACTAAGACTTCGCAACACATCACGACTCCAGCTCAATGTACCAAGCCGTGGCTACTTTGTTAAAGATTTAGTTTTCCGTGCCACCAATGATACGGAAAAG ACCAATAATTTATGCCACGAAAAACCCACTGAAACCAATACAATATTGCAGTACAATTTTAGAATCCTAAGAGATTGTGATTAA